One segment of Cryptosporangium minutisporangium DNA contains the following:
- a CDS encoding sugar ABC transporter permease, protein MAVDTPTRPDSAPEAAPRPARPDRTRIPRAFYVMVLPAFLLFFVFHTIPVLQGIYYSFTDSPGYGPAEFVGFRNYIALFTDGRVLHAYWFTLLIAAVATILVNVIALAIALGLNSKIKFKTTLRGVYFIPNVLAILVVGYIFSYLFNNSLPALATSLGIDSLSTSLLTDAKTAWIGIVILAVWQAAAFNIIIYIAGLQTVPQELYEASAIDGASPWRQFRSVTFPMIAGFFTINMVLSLKTFLQIFDHIIALTNGGPGTDTESVSVLIYKGGFQGGEYGYQSANSVLFFVIIVVLSITQLRVLQRREVSV, encoded by the coding sequence CCCACCCGGCCGGACTCCGCCCCCGAAGCAGCGCCTCGCCCGGCGCGCCCCGACCGGACCCGGATCCCGCGCGCCTTCTACGTGATGGTGCTGCCCGCGTTCCTGTTGTTCTTCGTCTTCCACACGATCCCGGTGCTCCAGGGCATCTACTACAGCTTCACCGATTCCCCCGGGTACGGACCGGCCGAGTTCGTCGGGTTCCGTAACTACATCGCGTTGTTCACCGACGGCCGGGTGCTGCACGCCTACTGGTTCACGCTGCTCATCGCCGCGGTCGCGACGATCCTGGTGAACGTGATCGCGCTGGCGATCGCGCTCGGCCTCAACAGCAAGATCAAATTCAAGACGACGCTGCGCGGGGTCTACTTCATCCCGAACGTCCTGGCGATCCTCGTCGTCGGCTACATCTTCAGCTACCTGTTCAACAATTCGCTGCCGGCGCTGGCGACCAGCCTCGGCATCGACTCACTGTCGACCTCGCTGCTCACCGATGCGAAAACCGCTTGGATCGGGATCGTCATCCTCGCGGTCTGGCAGGCGGCGGCGTTCAACATCATCATCTACATCGCCGGCCTGCAGACCGTTCCGCAGGAGCTCTACGAGGCCTCGGCGATCGACGGGGCATCTCCCTGGCGGCAATTCCGGAGCGTCACGTTCCCGATGATCGCCGGGTTCTTCACGATCAACATGGTGCTCTCGCTCAAGACGTTCCTGCAGATCTTCGACCACATCATCGCGCTCACCAATGGTGGGCCGGGCACCGATACCGAGTCGGTGTCGGTGCTGATCTACAAGGGCGGCTTCCAAGGCGGCGAGTACGGCTACCAGAGCGCGAACTCGGTGCTCTTCTTCGTCATCATCGTGGTGCTGTCGATCACGCAGTTGCGAGTCCTGCAGCGGCGGGAGGTGTCGGTCTGA